The following are encoded together in the Scomber japonicus isolate fScoJap1 chromosome 20, fScoJap1.pri, whole genome shotgun sequence genome:
- the LOC128381848 gene encoding pleckstrin homology domain-containing family A member 1-like: MPYVDRQNRICGFLDIEENESSGRFLRRYFILNTQLGKLLWYMDNPQNLPDGAEQVGSLNLTYISKVSDATKLRPKAEFCFVRAAAELSPGKHAARGPDTTR, from the exons ATGCCTTACGTGGATCGACAGAATCGCATCTGCGGCTTCTTGGACATCGAGGAGAACGAGAGCAGCGGCCGATTCCTGCGCCGATACTTCATCCTCAACACTCAGCTGGGGAAGCTGCTGTGGTACATGGACAACCCtcag aATCTGCCTGATGGAGCAGAACAGGTGGGATCTCTAAATCTCACCTACATCTCCAAG GTCAGCGATGCCACCAAACTCAGACCAAAGGCCGAGTTCTGCTTTG TCAGAGCCGCAGCAGAGCTTTCACCtggcaaacatgcggcccgcggacCAGATACGACCCgctga
- the LOC128381849 gene encoding charged multivesicular body protein 6-like, which produces MQQECALGMSVIGRRSTSSDDVPQLKQQRDKLRQYQKRINLQLQKERSLAKQLLKDGKKEKALLLLKKKRYQDQLLDKTENQISNLERMVQDLEFVQIEKKVIDGLKVGNDCLKKMHEVMSIEEVERIMDETQDAIEYQRQIDDMLAGSLSQEDEDAVLAELEEITQGDVELPSVPSDELPEVPAASEKKPEKERARKKAEPELLAA; this is translated from the exons ATGCAGCAGGAATGTGCGCTGGGCATGTCTGTGATTGGCCGACGCAGCACCTCGTCGGACGATGTTCCA caACTGAAGCAGCAGAGAGATAAACTGCGTCAGTATCAGAAGAGAATCAacctgcagctgcagaaagagagaagtttaGCCAAGCAGCTGCTCAAAGATGGCAAGAAAGA GaaggctctgctgctgctgaagaagaAGCGCTACCAGGATCAGCTGCTggataaaacagaaaaccagaTCAGTAACCTGGAGCGGATG GTTCAGGACTTGGAGTTCGTCCAGATTGAGAAGAAAGTGATCGATGGTCTGAAGGTTGGAAACGACTGTCTGAAGAAAATGCACGAG GTGATGTCTATTGAAGAAGTGGAGCGGATTATGGATGAAACTCAAGACGCCATCGAGTATCAAAGA caaATAGACGACATGTTGGCCGGATCGTTGTCTCAGGAAGATGAAGACGCTGTTCTGGCTGAACTGGAGGAGATTACTCAG ggAGACGTTGAGCTTCCCTCAGTTCCCTCAGACGAGCTGCCGGAAGTCCCAGCAGCCTCAGAGAAGAAACCAG agAAGGAACGAGCGAGAAAGAAAGCCGAGCCGGAGCTTCTGGCTGCGTAG